In Vanessa cardui chromosome 28, ilVanCard2.1, whole genome shotgun sequence, one genomic interval encodes:
- the LOC124541448 gene encoding zinc finger protein 888-like, translating into MTIYERLNAATFLETTTIKPFFYQQANFKCFYCTEVFPEIHSVLQHTAFHSVPDRSSLLKQYLRKGKRVIKVDISNLRCKLCDQKFSDLDDIRKHLIVMHKKEFNTAGNGLMAYDLSMNNGVLSCHKCSKTFNSFFLLNRHMNAHFSVVCETCGLGFISHQRLINHRIVHQNGVHKCDKCQDIFPTKLKLRYHIFKKHEITNAKRVKPLKCPHCLERFSEHYRKMTHLKEAHGIIFTFECQVCKAIFPTRRALTEHTTKQHTQKIQCKVCGKCFGTKSLLKMHSRGHTGERNFYCNVCQKAYMHERTLRQHMRVHGPVLKFTCCECGSGFHNRNDYNKHMKQWHPQWQFRTIIKNFGSELVN; encoded by the coding sequence ATGACAATATACGAAAGATTAAATGCCGCAACCTTCTTAGAGACAACGACGATCAAACCATTTTTTTACCAGCAAGCAAATTTCAAATGCTTTTATTGCACCGAAGTTTTTCCAGAAATACATTCGGTGTTGCAACACACGGCTTTTCATTCGGTACCGGATAGATCAAGTCTCCTCAAGCAGTATTTAAGGAAAGGCAAACGCGTTATCAAAGTTGATATATCTAATTTGAGATGTAAATTATGCGATCAGAAGTTTTCCGATCTCGATGATATTAGGAAGCATTTAATAGTTATGCACAAAAAGGAATTTAATACAGCCGGAAATGGTCTCATGGCTTATGACTTGAGTATGAACAATGGTGTTCTTTCATGTCATAAATGTAGTAAGACCTTCAACTCGTTTTTTCTCCTGAATAGACATATGAATGCACATTTCAGTGTCGTCTGCGAAACGTGTGGCCTTGGATTTATTTCTCACCAGCGTCTAATTAATCATAGGATAGTCCATCAGAATGGTGTCCATAAGTGTGACAAGTGCCAGGATATATTCCcaactaaattgaaattaagGTACCACATATTCAAGAAGCACGAAATCACAAATGCGAAGAGAGTGAAGCCGTTAAAATGTCCGCATTGTTTGGAACGATTTTCGGAGCACTATCGAAAGATGACACATTTAAAAGAGGCGCATGGGATAATCTTTACGTTCGAATGTCAAGTTTGCAAAGCGATCTTCCCGACTCGTCGAGCTTTGACGGAACACACGACGAAGCAACACACCCAAAAAATTCAATGCAAAGTGTGCGGAAAGTGTTTCGGTACGAAGTCGCTTTTGAAGATGCATTCGCGTGGACATACTGGGGAGAGAAATTTCTACTGCAACGTGTGCCAGAAGGCGTACATGCACGAGCGTACTCTGCGCCAGCATATGCGAGTGCATGGACCTGTTTTGAAGTTCACGTGCTGTGAGTGCGGCAGTGGGTTTCATAATCGCAATGACTATAATAAACATATGAAACAGTGGCACCCTCAGTGGCAGTTTAGAACTATTATTAAGAACTTTGGATCTGAACTTGTAAACTGA